From Candidatus Melainabacteria bacterium:
ATCTATTCAACAATTACATGAGTTTTTGTCAAGAAAGAAAATGAAAACATAATGAATTTTGGATTAGATCAAAAAACTTCTGATGCCATAAAAGAATTATTCTCAAAATATAGTGAGATACAAGCTGTCAAAATATATGGCTCAAGAGCAATGGATAATTTTAAATATAATTCAGACATAGACTTTGCAATTATTGATGATTTTACATGGGATTTTACTAGTCATATCTATGAAGAACCAGATCAATTGCCGATCCCGTTTTTGTTTGATGTTACTGATTACAACAGAATTACAAACAAAGATTTAAAAGATCATGTAGATTGCTACTTTAAGTCCTCTTGAATTAAAAACTAGTGGCTGTATATCTTTAGCTAAATTATCACAATCTAATTTCTTGCACTCACTCAATAATAATCCTTTCAATTCTTTTGAGTTTTTTATTCCTTTTTTG
This genomic window contains:
- a CDS encoding nucleotidyltransferase domain-containing protein, whose amino-acid sequence is MNFGLDQKTSDAIKELFSKYSEIQAVKIYGSRAMDNFKYNSDIDFAIIDDFTWDFTSHIYEEPDQLPIPFLFDVTDYNRITNKDLKDHVDCYFKSS